The genomic region AAACTTCATTAAACCCTCTCCACCCGCCCTCTGTTCTCATCACACCGGACAAGCAATCACTCACTCTCCATCAACACAGAGCTGCACCATGGCCAGCAAGAGGAAATCCACGGTACCATGCATGATACCATCCAAATCCAAACATGTGCGTGAGGAAATCATACTGGGCTCGCTACCAGAACTGCTACCAACCATCCCAGAAGACAGCATACTCAGCATCTCCGGAGAAAAGTCTGGCCATTTCTCTCACAGCTCCTCCAAATCCGACAGTGGCAGCGAGATGCAGAGAGGAGGCGCGTACAGCTGTCCAAAGTGCCGTTTCGAGTCCAGAGATCTAAACTACTTTTTGGATCACATGCACAACTGCCACTTAGACTTCAGGGCTCAGCCCACTTTCTACTGCCTGAACTGTGAGGTGTCGGTCGTCCGCTTTGAGGCTCTGGCGCTCCATAATGCTACCGCCCACCCTAAGATAATGGAGGGCTTGGTCACTGCCTCCCTGACTGTCAACAAGAGGGATGGAGTAACCACAGTGGAGCAGAGCCTCTTCCCCGAGGGCGGAGAGGACTACAGAGAATGCTCAATCTCCCTCACAAAAACACCAATTGCAAAGATGATGAAAAGCAAGGGGGAGCACAAAAAAATTGTGGTTTCTCACACCGTGGAGGTACGCAAGATCGACGCTGGAAAGGATGTGGACCCCAGCATGATGACAAATGTGCCTGAACTCCAAAACGGGGCTCTCAGTCTTTCTGCCGCCCCGGCTATGCCGAGGACAACTGTCGCTCACGTGACGAGGACGACAGTGCCCAACCAAGTCTTTCACCAGCACACTCCCTCCCTTTACTCCTCCCCCTCTGATTCCAACGGAGACCTTCCAAAGGTGATGATCCCCCTCAGCAGTATCCCCACCTACGATGCCGCCATGGACACCAGCAGCTTTCTCAAGACATCCTTTGGCAAATTCCCCTACCCGACCAAAGCCGAGCTCTGCTACCTAACGGTGGTCTCAGAGTTCCCAGAGGAGCAGATCAAACTGTGGTTCACCGCCCAAAGGCTCAAGCAGGGCATCAGCTGGTCTCCGGAAGAGATCGACGAGGCCAGGAGGAAGATGTTCAACACGGTGTTCCAGGGTGGAGCGCCGCAGAAGCAACCCGCTGTACAACGGCACGTCAATCACATTGTAACCCACCACACTGTCCACGCAGGCTCAAAAGGACCACACTTTCAGATGGCCAAAGTTCCCTTTGGTGGTTTGAAAAGGCCTGTCGGAGCCACACAGACAAGCATGTCAACCAACCCCAATGTCACCAGGGTCTCGTACTCCACTCCAATTCTCCCCCCAAGGTTCCCATCTGCTGTCAGAACAACGCAGGTACTGACCAAGAGTGTTCAACCCACTGTGGAGCCACACAAGAGCAATGGCCTGAGCTTGGATATGGCTGGAAGAGGCGTGTGTGTGAGCAGCACCAGCAGCAGCCGGAGCAGCAGTAGCAACAGTAGctgcagtagcagcagcagcatcagcagcTATTCCAGCAGTAGTAATGGGGTTGAGACTCACAACAGGAAACCGGTGCAAAACAGCATCCCAAATAACGTCTTTGCCACTGGCTCTACCAACATTAGCAATAATGATGAGCACGAGCACGGTGCTGCCAACTCCAACAGGAAAGCAAACGTCCAAAGCAGTTCGCCAATCAGATTGGGAGGTTCAAACGGCCCCAGGAGTCAAGTGGTCATCGACAGCACCAGCAAATTCACCATCACCTGTAACAATCACAACAACGGCATCATCGGTCCACAAGAGCAGGGCAACGGCGCTGAACCGAACGACGATCGCGTCAACAACAAGACCAACAACGGCAGTATTATCAATGAACACCCCAGAACTCCCTGTATCGACGGTGTCCCTGACCTGAACCATGCCAGCAAAGCCCCAACTCAGAGCACCAGCACTTGTGTCATTGAGAAACCCTCTGTTCTAGACGAGGGTAAATGCAACAGGGACGTTCCCATCAAAGGCATGTCGATCCTACAGCAACTAATCAACGACGAGAACCCGTATGATGGAGACAGAAG from Pseudochaenichthys georgianus chromosome 5, fPseGeo1.2, whole genome shotgun sequence harbors:
- the zhx3a gene encoding zinc fingers and homeoboxes protein 3, whose amino-acid sequence is MTLNFIKPSPPALCSHHTGQAITHSPSTQSCTMASKRKSTVPCMIPSKSKHVREEIILGSLPELLPTIPEDSILSISGEKSGHFSHSSSKSDSGSEMQRGGAYSCPKCRFESRDLNYFLDHMHNCHLDFRAQPTFYCLNCEVSVVRFEALALHNATAHPKIMEGLVTASLTVNKRDGVTTVEQSLFPEGGEDYRECSISLTKTPIAKMMKSKGEHKKIVVSHTVEVRKIDAGKDVDPSMMTNVPELQNGALSLSAAPAMPRTTVAHVTRTTVPNQVFHQHTPSLYSSPSDSNGDLPKVMIPLSSIPTYDAAMDTSSFLKTSFGKFPYPTKAELCYLTVVSEFPEEQIKLWFTAQRLKQGISWSPEEIDEARRKMFNTVFQGGAPQKQPAVQRHVNHIVTHHTVHAGSKGPHFQMAKVPFGGLKRPVGATQTSMSTNPNVTRVSYSTPILPPRFPSAVRTTQVLTKSVQPTVEPHKSNGLSLDMAGRGVCVSSTSSSRSSSSNSSCSSSSSISSYSSSSNGVETHNRKPVQNSIPNNVFATGSTNISNNDEHEHGAANSNRKANVQSSSPIRLGGSNGPRSQVVIDSTSKFTITCNNHNNGIIGPQEQGNGAEPNDDRVNNKTNNGSIINEHPRTPCIDGVPDLNHASKAPTQSTSTCVIEKPSVLDEGKCNRDVPIKGMSILQQLINDENPYDGDRSGPELKINPIKINLKRLKINEPDTTAEIAHRDHKSKIAEVPSFSPPWANKTPQQLHILRQVFSTTRWPSSQQYEELSGQTGLPKSEVVRWFSDSRYSHKNGQPKWLPPVTEEARSHGEAGDESQKDAPAAKKKLVELAVNKHLEGEAGLNARVVWQDSFSPLLGLMGSEGSVDRGRAEEAAQPVVLQDPWAQRAEDHQQPEATQALIEQSDANQARDRLRMELLEV